One window from the genome of Acidimicrobiales bacterium encodes:
- a CDS encoding DUF192 domain-containing protein, translated as MPGRHSIKGPRRARRWLGWAVALLAVLALTGFLLVGADGPADPVLGGIPGYGETAFRVTPAGAASPAGRYCALLADTEAQRARGMMGRRDLAGFDGMLFRFDADTTSAFYMRNVPVPLSIAWFDAEGRFVSATDMAPCPDQEGCPTYPPPAPYRVALEVLQGGLGRLGIGPGSTMSVGGPCTE; from the coding sequence ATGCCGGGGCGCCACTCCATCAAGGGCCCGAGGCGCGCCCGGCGCTGGCTGGGCTGGGCGGTCGCGCTGCTGGCCGTCCTGGCGCTGACGGGCTTCCTCCTCGTGGGCGCCGACGGGCCCGCCGACCCCGTCCTCGGCGGCATCCCGGGCTACGGGGAGACGGCGTTCCGGGTGACCCCGGCGGGAGCCGCCTCGCCGGCCGGCCGCTACTGCGCCCTCCTCGCCGACACCGAGGCCCAGCGGGCCCGCGGGATGATGGGGCGGCGCGACCTGGCCGGCTTCGACGGGATGCTGTTCCGCTTCGACGCCGACACCACGTCGGCGTTCTACATGCGCAACGTGCCGGTGCCGCTGAGCATCGCCTGGTTCGACGCCGAGGGCCGGTTCGTCTCCGCGACCGACATGGCGCCGTGCCCCGACCAGGAGGGCTGTCCCACCTACCCGCCGCCGGCGCCGTACCGCGTCGCCCTCGAAGTGCTCCAGGGCGGGCTGGGCCGGCTCGGCATCGGACCGGGCTCCACCATGAGCGTCGGCGGGCCCTGCACGGAGTGA